The Faecalibacterium sp. I3-3-89 sequence CAGTGCAGCTGCCACTCGGCGCTGGCAGCCAGCTCGGCCAGAACAAAGGCCCGGGCGCAGACATACCCGGCCTCCAGCAGCGAGATGGTGCGGGTGAGCCAGAGGTAAAGGTACTGCATCGCCACCGCCGCCGCCATGCAGGGGATCCACCACGCCAGCGGGACGCTGCCCGTGGCCTGCAAAAAAGCGCAGAGGACCAGCGCCCACGCCGCGCTGACGGCGAGGGTGGCTTTCGGGCCGAAGCGGAGGCCCAGCGGCAGGGCGTAGATGCCCACGGCCAGACACTCGGCCAGCGCCGTGTAGAGGCGCGGGATATTGGGCAGCGCCGTCATGCGCCTCCACCTCCGATGTGGTCGGCCAGCGCCGCGAGGAAAGCTTTCCGCCGGGGCCGGCTCAGCTGCAATTCATAGGGTCCTACCTGCACCATCCCCTGCTGCACCCCCTTCACCTGCGCCAGATTGACGAGGTAGCCGCTGTTGCAGCGGGCAAAGGGCCGCTCAGCCAGCTTCTCCTCGAAGGCTTTCAGGGTGCCCGCCGCCGCGAAGTCCCCCTCCTCGGTGTAGAAGTGGACGCGGTGGCCCTCGCTTTCCAGATAATAGATGAGGGAGGAGTCCAGCCGCCGAAGCCCGCCCTCCACCGGCAGGGCCAGATAGTGCCGCACCCGGCGGCGCAGCTGCTCCTCCACCTTCCGGAGCTGCTGCGAAAAGGCAAAGTAGGGCACCGGTTTGAGCACATAGTCCAGCGCACCCACCGCGTACCCGCCGATGGCGTACTGGGCCATATTCGTGATGAAGACGATGATGACGTCCTTGTCCAGCTCCCGCACCCGCCGGGCCGTCTCCATCCCATCCAGATGCTTCATCTCCACGTCCAGAAACAGGACATCGTACACCGGGCGGTAATCATCCATCAGCTCCATCCCGTCGGCGAACTCCGTCACAGCAAACTCGGTGCCATACTGCCGGGTGTGCCGCTGCACATAGCCTTGCAGCTGCGCCCGCACCTCTGCCTCGTCCTCCACCAGAGCGATGCGTATCATTGCCGCACCTCCTTTTTCCGCAATTTCTCTGGTTTTTATTGTAACACGAAACTGGGCCGGTGGCAAATGGGAAGGCCCTTTTTCTGCCGCGTCCCCCAGTCCAACAGCTAAACACAAAAGCAGCAGCCTCACTCTGCGTTCGGTGAGGCTGCTGCTTTGTTCTTTCAGGGAAGATCTCAGTTCGTCTTGACGGCCACGAGGATGCGGATCTTCTTTCCGCCTGCGCAGCCGAAGTTGTCGTACCAGCCGATGAGCTTGTAGTCCTCGGTGTTGACCTTGGGCAGCGAGGTGGCGAAATACTGGCCGTTCGACCACAGATAGACCTGCATATCGTCGGCGGTCTCATACCGCTTGTCCCCGCTCATGACCGAAGCCGCGCCCAGCCTGTCGATGACCACCGGCGAGAGCTGGAGCATCCGGTTGATGGCCTTGCCGTCGGCAGAGCGGCCGATGGCGATGCCGCCCGCCACGATGGGATACTTGGTGGCGGTGCTGTAGGCCACCTGCTTGCCGCCGGTGTAGCAGACGTAGGTGGCACCCTCGCCCAGATAGTTGAGGAAATCGCCCAGCGTGCCGCCCACACTGTCACCGGTGCGGCGGAGCACATAGCTGAAGAGCTGGTCCGTCTTGCCGGTGAGGGTGTTCCAGGTAGAGCTGACGATGCTGCCGTCGATGAGGCCGTAGAGCACATCGCTGGTGCTGGGCACCAGAATGTTCTTCACGTCCTGAAAGGTCTCCTCGTCGGTCTTCTTCACCGTGGTGGTGGTCGTTGTCGTCGTGGGGAGGCCTGCGGCCTCCTTTGCGGCGTCCTGCGCCTTCTCGCTGATCTTCTTGTCGATCTTCTTAGCGGCTTCGTCCGTCAGGCGGCGGACGGAATCCAGCGCGGCATACTCCCACAGGTCGCCGGTCACATCGTTGAGGATGACCCGGTCGATCTCACCGGCGGCGTTGGTGGTGTAGTAGCGGACGTCGTTCTCACTCAGCGTTACCCCCGATAGGCGGCTGGGGCGAACTGCCCCAGCCACACCCTCCGACGTCGTATCAAGGATCTGCACGTTGTCTGCAAACGGGGTGTCGCCCAGTGCGGTGCCGTCGGCGCGGATGGTGCCGCTGACCGGACGGGGCGAGATGGACTTAACGCTCTCGCCGCCCTCGTCCACGCGGACCTCCACCAGCTTGCCCGCCGGGAAATTGAGCTTATTGTTTACGTTGACGGTGCGGGCCGTGCCGTCGGTGCACATGATGGAGACGGCCTGCTGCACCTCGGCGCTGTTGGTCTCCACGAGGGTGCGGGATGAGGACTGCACCACGCCGTAAAATACGGCGTCGGCCTCCTCCCCGGTGAGGACGGAGACTGCGGCGTCGTTCATGCCCAGCAGCAGCGTGACCACCTGACCCACGCCGCCGCCGGACAGGGAGGACAGCTGGTAGGCCACGGAGGGCGAGGCGATGGTGTAGCTGACCCCGGCCACAGTCACAGAGGTCGGGGCGCTGGCCGAGGGCGAGACCGCCGTCACACGGCCTGCGGCACGCTTATTGTAGATCCACAGGGTGCGGGCGCTCTCATTATAATAGTAGACATCATAGGGCGAGAGGGCCGCAGAGGTGGTGACTTCGTCGTTGCGGTAGATGGCCGCCGGGGCAAAGGGCAGGGCCGTGGCCGCATCGGCCACGAAGGGGCCTTTGACGTTGTCCAGCAGGACGGAGGAGATGTCCACCTGACCGTTGCTCACCGCAAAGCCCAGCGTGGAGGCGTAGACCTGACCGCTGCCGTTCATGGCCGTGAGGGCATTGTAGAAGAGCACGGTGCCCTGCTCGAGGGTCAGCACCTCGCCCTGACGGGCGCTGATGTCATTGCGCAGGCCCAGTGCGCTCGCCTTATTGAGCTGGGCCGAGGGGAAGGTGCCGCCGAGGCTCGCCACATCGTAGCCCAGCAGGCGGAGGGCCATGGTGCAGGCCTCCTCCAGCGTAACGGCATTGTCCGGGCGGAAGCTGCCATCGGAGTAGCCGGTCATCCAGCCGTTCTGGACGGCGGTGCGGATGTAGACGGCGTAGGGCGAATCGCTGTCCACATCGCTGTACAGACGGCCGGTGCGGCCCTGTGCTGCGGCGGTGTCGCGGTAGGCCGAGAAAGCCGTCAGGAGACGGGCCGCCTGCCCACGGGTGAGGGGCGCGCCCAGAGAAGCGGACTGCTCGGCGGTCAGACCGCCCAGCGCCGTCGCCGTCTGGACTGCCGCATTGGAGCCGACCGCCGAGGCGGGCAGCACCAGCATGGAAACCGCCACGCAGACGGCCAGCAGGAATGCGAGGAATCTTTTTTTCATGGTAAACTCCTTATAAGTATAAACCTCTCAGTCTCGCATTCGCTCGACAGCTCCCCTACCGAGGGGAGCCTCTGGCGAAGAGAGGAAGCTTT is a genomic window containing:
- a CDS encoding LytR/AlgR family response regulator transcription factor produces the protein MIRIALVEDEAEVRAQLQGYVQRHTRQYGTEFAVTEFADGMELMDDYRPVYDVLFLDVEMKHLDGMETARRVRELDKDVIIVFITNMAQYAIGGYAVGALDYVLKPVPYFAFSQQLRKVEEQLRRRVRHYLALPVEGGLRRLDSSLIYYLESEGHRVHFYTEEGDFAAAGTLKAFEEKLAERPFARCNSGYLVNLAQVKGVQQGMVQVGPYELQLSRPRRKAFLAALADHIGGGGA
- a CDS encoding S-layer homology domain-containing protein, whose amino-acid sequence is MKKRFLAFLLAVCVAVSMLVLPASAVGSNAAVQTATALGGLTAEQSASLGAPLTRGQAARLLTAFSAYRDTAAAQGRTGRLYSDVDSDSPYAVYIRTAVQNGWMTGYSDGSFRPDNAVTLEEACTMALRLLGYDVASLGGTFPSAQLNKASALGLRNDISARQGEVLTLEQGTVLFYNALTAMNGSGQVYASTLGFAVSNGQVDISSVLLDNVKGPFVADAATALPFAPAAIYRNDEVTTSAALSPYDVYYYNESARTLWIYNKRAAGRVTAVSPSASAPTSVTVAGVSYTIASPSVAYQLSSLSGGGVGQVVTLLLGMNDAAVSVLTGEEADAVFYGVVQSSSRTLVETNSAEVQQAVSIMCTDGTARTVNVNNKLNFPAGKLVEVRVDEGGESVKSISPRPVSGTIRADGTALGDTPFADNVQILDTTSEGVAGAVRPSRLSGVTLSENDVRYYTTNAAGEIDRVILNDVTGDLWEYAALDSVRRLTDEAAKKIDKKISEKAQDAAKEAAGLPTTTTTTTTVKKTDEETFQDVKNILVPSTSDVLYGLIDGSIVSSTWNTLTGKTDQLFSYVLRRTGDSVGGTLGDFLNYLGEGATYVCYTGGKQVAYSTATKYPIVAGGIAIGRSADGKAINRMLQLSPVVIDRLGAASVMSGDKRYETADDMQVYLWSNGQYFATSLPKVNTEDYKLIGWYDNFGCAGGKKIRILVAVKTN